Proteins co-encoded in one Callospermophilus lateralis isolate mCalLat2 chromosome 2, mCalLat2.hap1, whole genome shotgun sequence genomic window:
- the LOC143391756 gene encoding olfactory receptor 10AG1-like, with amino-acid sequence MVMEFILLGFSDTPHLQWMLFGIFLLLYLTILTCNSIIMLITQTDSSLQTPMYFFLSNFSFVEICYVTVTIPRMLMDFCTQKGNISLYACSTQMCFVLLLGGTECLLLTAMAYDRYVAICNPLHYPLVMSHKVCMQLVAASWVTAIQAAIGLTYLIFSLPFCGSNRINHFFCDIPPVLQLACGDTSMNNIAVYMSSMVFFLIPFLLISASYGKIISNILKMPSARGRAKAFSTCSSHLTVVVLFYGTASITYLQPKSNQSEGTGKLLSLFYTILIPTLNPIIYTLRNKDITMALRKLLTKLLA; translated from the coding sequence ATGGTGATGgaattcattcttttggggttttctgatactccccatCTCCAGTGGATGCTTTTTGGGATATTTTTATTGCTGTATTTGACTATTCTGACTTGCAATAGCATTATTATGCTGATAACACAAACTGACTCTTCTCTTCAAACTCCTATGTATTTCTTCCTTAGCAATTTTTCCTTTGTGGAAATCTGTTATGTAACTGTCACTATCCCAAGAATGCTCATGGACTTTTGTACACAAAAAGGAAATATTTCTTTGTATGCCTGCTCTACACAAATGTGTTTTGTCCTCTTGCTTGGAGGCACAGAGTGCCTCCTCCTGACAGcgatggcctatgaccgctatgtggccatttGTAACCCTCTGCACTACCCTCTGGTCATGAGCCACAAGGTCTGCATGCAGCTGGTGGCTGCCTCCTGGGTCACTGCAATTCAAGCTGCGATTGGACTGACATACCTAATTTTCTCATTGCCCTTTTGTGGATCTAACAGAATTAACCACTTCTTCTGTGATATCCCTCCAGTCCTCCAGCTTGCTTGTGGTGACACATCCATGAATAACATAGCCGTCTACATGTCGTCCATGGTGTTTTTTCTGATTCCGTTTCTGTTGATCTCTGCCTCCTATGGCAAAATCATCTCCAACATTCTAAAAATGCCATCAGCCAGGGGGAGGGCTaaagccttctccacctgctCTTCTCACCTGACAGTTGTGGTCTTGTTCTATGGAACAGCTAGTATTACTTACTTGCAACCCAAGTCGAATCAGTCTGAGGGAACAGGAAAACTGttgtctcttttctacaccattttgatccCAACTTTGAATCCCATCATATACACTCTGAGGAACAAGGATATCACCATGGCACTGAGGAAACTACTAACTAAGTTATTAGCATAA